A single window of Watersipora subatra chromosome 9, tzWatSuba1.1, whole genome shotgun sequence DNA harbors:
- the LOC137404427 gene encoding uncharacterized protein has translation MANRRNPFRAILWSSWFTIIFGFISLSVGIIYTCSWLAAVGVFGNVSKDKRLWIGYSHGGASGAAVAIMAACGLWCGIWVLLTGVCGATISLRKSSGKNNRTRIVVGMASAFNALIFCPIQIGLYSYLFVPLDIWFDELFIEKPVWWAVALQAVGITSGVVSFILCIISIVVAIRIKPYAGSETRTWEDIHLDGQAVSI, from the exons ATGGCAAACCGTCGAAATCCGTTTAGGGCCATTTTATGGTCTTCGTGGTTCACCATTATTTTTGGTTTTATATCTTTGTCAGTTGGAATTATTTACACATGTAGTTGGCTGGCAGCAGTGGGAGTGTTTGGAAACGTTTCTAAGGATAAGCGACTTTGGATAGGTTATTCGCACGGAGGAGCATCTGGAGCTGCTGTTGCGATTATGGCAGCTTGTGGATTATGGTGTGGTATTTGG GTACTATTAACTGGAGTTTGCGGCGCCACAATTAGTCTCCGAAAATCTTCTGGTAAAAACAACAGGACG AGAATTGTGGTTGGCATGGCCTCTGCTTTCAATGCATTAATATTCTGCCCGATACAGATTGGCCTATACTCGTACCTGTTTGTACCTCTG GATATTTGGTTTGATGAACTGTTCATTGAAAAGCCGGTCTGGTGGGCAGTGGCACTGCAAGCAGTGGGAATCACTAGCGGTGTGGTTAGCTTCATTTTATGCATCATTTCTATTGTGGTAGCCATTCGGATAAAGCCCTACGCCGGATCGGAGACTCGG ACATGGGAGGATATACATCTAGATGGTCAAGCGGTTTCCATTTAG